Proteins encoded in a region of the Variovorax sp. PAMC 28711 genome:
- a CDS encoding sugar phosphate isomerase/epimerase family protein gives MRDFSQNHDWLSINTATVRKQSGAEVPLDRIIDQCAERGIRAISPWRDQVAAVGLDKVATQLKAHGIVLSGYCRGGFFPAPDAAGLKAALDDNRRAIDEAKTLDAPCLVLVVGALPGALDGQAAYTDIARARSEVREGIAASLDYAREVGMPLAIEPLHPMQAADRACINTLEHALDICDELDPDKSGLLGVALDIYHVWWDPKLQQQIARAGKERLLAYHVCDWLTPTRDLLSDRGMMGDGVVELKKIRGWVEAAGFAGFSEVEIFSNLDWWQRPGAETLDVCIERHKSAV, from the coding sequence ATGCGCGACTTCTCGCAGAACCACGACTGGCTCTCCATCAACACCGCGACCGTGCGCAAGCAATCGGGCGCCGAAGTGCCGCTCGACCGCATCATCGACCAATGCGCCGAGCGCGGGATCCGCGCCATCAGCCCCTGGCGCGACCAGGTCGCTGCCGTGGGCCTCGACAAGGTCGCGACCCAATTGAAGGCGCACGGCATTGTCTTGTCGGGCTACTGCCGCGGCGGTTTCTTTCCCGCGCCCGATGCAGCTGGGCTGAAGGCCGCGCTCGACGACAACCGCCGCGCCATCGACGAAGCGAAGACGCTCGATGCGCCCTGCCTCGTGCTGGTCGTCGGCGCCCTGCCCGGCGCGCTCGACGGCCAGGCCGCTTACACCGACATCGCCCGCGCCCGCAGTGAAGTGCGCGAAGGCATCGCGGCCTCGCTCGACTACGCCCGCGAGGTCGGCATGCCGCTCGCCATCGAACCGCTGCACCCGATGCAGGCGGCCGACCGTGCCTGCATCAACACGCTTGAGCACGCGCTCGACATTTGCGACGAACTCGATCCCGACAAGAGCGGCCTGCTCGGCGTCGCGCTCGACATCTACCACGTGTGGTGGGACCCGAAGCTGCAGCAGCAGATCGCGCGCGCGGGCAAGGAACGGCTCCTCGCGTACCACGTGTGCGACTGGCTCACGCCCACGCGCGACCTGCTCAGCGACCGCGGGATGATGGGCGACGGGGTGGTGGAGCTGAAGAAGATTCGCGGATGGGTCGAAGCGGCGGGGTTCGCAGGGTTCAGCGAGGTCGAGATCTTCTCGAACTTGGACTGGTGGCAGCGGCCCGGCGCTGAGACGCTGGACGTTTGCATCGAGCGGCACAAGAGCGCGGTTTAA
- a CDS encoding DUF2501 domain-containing protein: MQVKATFSALVAAAVLAIGAPAHANNLLDSLKSQAGNYAMPAMGQSSIGNAAGVLQYCVKNNYLSADAAGGVKDKLMGMITGQKQQQTGYANGAKGMLMGDDGKSLNLKGISGKLKTKACDYVLKNAASLV, encoded by the coding sequence ATGCAAGTCAAAGCCACTTTCTCCGCTCTCGTCGCCGCTGCCGTGCTCGCGATCGGTGCACCGGCCCACGCCAACAACCTGCTCGACAGCCTGAAATCGCAGGCCGGCAACTACGCGATGCCCGCGATGGGCCAGAGCAGCATCGGCAACGCTGCCGGCGTGCTGCAGTACTGCGTGAAGAACAACTACCTGAGCGCCGATGCCGCCGGCGGCGTGAAGGACAAGCTGATGGGCATGATCACCGGCCAGAAGCAGCAGCAGACCGGCTACGCGAACGGCGCCAAGGGCATGCTGATGGGCGACGACGGCAAGTCGTTGAACCTGAAAGGCATCTCGGGCAAGCTCAAGACGAAGGCCTGCGACTACGTGCTGAAGAACGCGGCGTCGCTGGTCTGA
- a CDS encoding AraC family transcriptional regulator encodes MTAPATAAAMSSAPTISVGPLTPHLYAPDAVRPLRAKEHLLKAATRVELHQHPWPQLTFSTRGVIRLSTEDGSYIVPPSRALWVPADMPHSITLIEDAELRTVYLHAWLAPAWEKCEVLEISPLMRALMLALDTTPDGLPPRDPEAPQRERMIAPLLINELERATQIRIDVPLPTDKRLRQLCEALLRNPADRATLAERAVTIGASERTVARLFQQQLGTSWQQWRQQAVMAHALPLLARGMPVSQVASASGYSTDSAFCAMFKAATGQSPTAFQHKKRL; translated from the coding sequence ATGACAGCACCCGCCACCGCCGCGGCCATGAGTTCGGCGCCGACCATCAGCGTCGGTCCGCTCACCCCGCATCTCTACGCACCCGATGCCGTGCGGCCGCTGCGTGCCAAGGAGCATTTACTCAAGGCCGCCACGCGGGTCGAATTGCACCAGCACCCTTGGCCGCAGCTGACGTTTTCGACGCGGGGCGTGATCCGCCTGAGCACGGAAGATGGCAGCTACATCGTGCCGCCCTCGCGTGCGCTCTGGGTGCCGGCCGACATGCCGCACAGCATCACGCTCATCGAAGATGCCGAGCTGCGCACCGTGTACCTGCATGCCTGGCTGGCGCCCGCCTGGGAAAAGTGCGAGGTGCTGGAGATCAGCCCGCTGATGCGTGCGCTGATGCTGGCGCTCGACACCACGCCCGACGGCCTGCCGCCGCGCGACCCCGAAGCGCCACAGCGCGAACGCATGATCGCGCCGCTGTTGATCAACGAGCTCGAACGCGCCACGCAGATCCGCATCGACGTGCCGCTGCCGACCGACAAGCGCCTGCGCCAGCTGTGCGAGGCCCTGCTGCGCAATCCGGCCGATCGCGCGACGCTGGCCGAGCGCGCCGTCACCATCGGCGCCAGCGAGCGCACCGTGGCGCGCCTGTTCCAGCAGCAGCTGGGCACCAGCTGGCAACAATGGCGCCAGCAGGCCGTCATGGCGCACGCGCTGCCGTTGCTGGCGCGCGGCATGCCGGTGAGCCAGGTGGCGTCGGCCAGCGGCTACTCGACCGACAGCGCCTTCTGCGCGATGTTCAAGGCCGCGACGGGACAGTCGCCCACCGCGTTCCAACACAAGAAGAGGCTGTAA
- a CDS encoding dihydrodipicolinate synthase family protein, protein MALTLTLPTADGSLSPYALRGSVPAKPPAGVKFNRIAYSAAHVVADPLAVVDPWLQAAIDWDTTIAYRRHLWSLGLGVAEAMDTAQRGMGLDWPTSLELIRRSLDAAKDVPGALVASGCGTDHLNLDEVKSVDDVIRGYEEQMAAIEKLGGKLIVMASRALARVAKSPADYERVYDRILSQAKQPVVLHWLGEMFDPALAGYWGTSNVDAAMDTAVGIIAAHPDKVDGIKISLLDKDKEIAMRRRLPSGVRMYTGDDFNYAELIAGDGFGSDPMHGQSDALLGIFDAIAPAASSALGELAQGNVEKFHAILGPTVPLSRHIFAAPTRFYKTGVVFMAWLNGHQRHFTMVGGQQSTRSLQHLAELFRLADAASVLEQPELAVQRMKTLLALHGVE, encoded by the coding sequence ATGGCTCTCACCCTTACCCTGCCGACCGCTGACGGCTCGCTTTCACCGTATGCGCTGCGCGGCAGCGTGCCGGCGAAGCCGCCCGCCGGCGTGAAGTTCAACCGCATCGCCTACTCCGCCGCGCACGTCGTGGCCGACCCGCTCGCGGTGGTCGATCCGTGGCTGCAGGCCGCCATCGACTGGGACACCACCATCGCCTACCGCCGGCACCTGTGGTCGCTCGGCCTGGGCGTGGCCGAGGCGATGGACACCGCGCAGCGCGGCATGGGCCTCGACTGGCCGACCTCGCTGGAACTCATCCGCCGCTCGCTCGATGCCGCGAAGGACGTGCCGGGCGCGCTGGTCGCCTCGGGCTGCGGCACCGACCACCTGAACCTCGACGAGGTCAAGAGCGTTGACGACGTGATCCGCGGCTACGAAGAGCAGATGGCGGCCATCGAGAAGCTCGGCGGCAAGCTCATCGTGATGGCGAGCCGCGCACTCGCCCGTGTCGCGAAGAGCCCCGCAGACTACGAGCGCGTGTACGACCGCATCCTGTCACAGGCGAAGCAGCCCGTCGTGCTGCACTGGCTCGGCGAGATGTTCGATCCGGCGCTGGCCGGCTACTGGGGCACCAGCAACGTCGATGCCGCCATGGACACAGCGGTCGGCATCATCGCGGCGCACCCGGACAAGGTCGACGGCATCAAGATCTCGCTCCTCGACAAGGACAAGGAAATCGCCATGCGCCGCCGCCTACCTTCTGGCGTGCGCATGTACACCGGCGACGACTTCAACTACGCGGAGCTGATCGCAGGCGACGGCTTCGGCAGCGATCCGATGCACGGCCAGAGCGATGCGCTGCTGGGCATCTTCGACGCCATCGCCCCGGCCGCGAGTTCGGCCCTCGGCGAACTCGCGCAAGGCAACGTCGAGAAGTTCCACGCCATCCTCGGCCCGACGGTGCCGCTGTCGCGCCACATCTTCGCGGCGCCCACGCGCTTCTACAAAACCGGCGTGGTCTTCATGGCCTGGCTCAACGGCCACCAGAGGCATTTCACGATGGTCGGCGGTCAGCAGAGCACGCGCTCGTTGCAGCACCTCGCCGAACTGTTCCGTCTGGCCGATGCGGCCAGCGTGCTGGAGCAGCCAGAGCTGGCGGTGCAGCGCATGAAGACGCTGCTGGCGCTGCACGGCGTGGAATAG
- a CDS encoding SulP family inorganic anion transporter, which yields MPCLAWPRPSRGLLQSEAIAGITVALMVIPQGVAYAALAGMPLVTGVYAALWPALVAVLFSSSQRLSVGPTALTSLLVGASLAPLAVAGSAEWVAMAVWLTLLSGGIQILIGAGRFGWVLRLVNSPVLTGFTQGAAILIAISQLPALLGFTGRTLLQMLEGLRGGTPPDWTAMAFGLGSMAVLWAGKRWLPRVPTTMALVAAASALSWALSYALLGGAVVGALPSGLPSFYWPSGVALSTLGALLLPALTITLVSFLETASSAKIDNARAGTLWNENQDLIGQGLAKVASGLTGAFPTSSSFSRSAITLYAGAQTGWATLFSVLVVAISLLWLMPMLYHVPQAVLAAVVMTAILGLIKPRSFAVLWRVSRVEGGIAFATFALTIATAPSIYWGVLGGLLASLANYMYRHLHPRIIEVGLHGDGSLRDRHLWQLPPLAPQLYALRMDAELDFASAPTLERAIAEALAGRTGLTDVCLFAQPINRVDITGAEVFGSIRRMLEGKGVRFHLSGLKLPAQQLLDRAGLLAPGPLFCSYRTDAEALAALGHVRRSPPPA from the coding sequence ATGCCGTGCCTTGCCTGGCCCCGCCCGAGCCGCGGGCTGTTGCAGAGCGAAGCCATCGCCGGCATCACGGTGGCGTTGATGGTGATTCCGCAAGGCGTGGCCTACGCGGCGCTCGCCGGCATGCCGCTGGTGACCGGCGTCTACGCCGCGCTCTGGCCGGCGCTGGTGGCGGTGCTGTTCAGTTCGTCTCAACGCCTGTCGGTTGGCCCGACGGCGCTCACCAGTTTGCTCGTCGGTGCCTCGCTCGCCCCGCTGGCGGTGGCCGGCAGTGCCGAGTGGGTGGCGATGGCGGTGTGGCTCACGCTGCTCTCTGGCGGCATCCAGATCCTGATCGGCGCCGGCCGCTTTGGCTGGGTGCTTCGGCTGGTCAATTCGCCGGTGCTGACCGGTTTCACGCAGGGCGCGGCGATCCTCATCGCGATCTCGCAACTTCCCGCGCTGCTCGGGTTCACCGGGCGCACGCTTTTGCAGATGCTCGAGGGATTGCGCGGCGGCACGCCGCCCGACTGGACGGCGATGGCGTTCGGCCTCGGCAGCATGGCCGTGCTGTGGGCGGGCAAACGCTGGCTGCCGCGCGTGCCGACGACCATGGCGCTGGTGGCAGCCGCTTCGGCGCTGAGCTGGGCACTGAGCTACGCGCTGCTCGGCGGCGCGGTGGTGGGTGCGTTGCCGTCGGGCTTGCCGTCTTTCTACTGGCCAAGCGGTGTCGCGTTGTCGACGCTGGGCGCGCTGCTGCTGCCGGCGCTCACGATCACGCTGGTGAGCTTTCTCGAAACCGCATCGAGCGCGAAGATCGACAACGCGCGGGCCGGCACGCTCTGGAACGAAAACCAGGACCTCATCGGGCAAGGCCTCGCGAAGGTGGCGTCGGGTCTCACGGGCGCGTTCCCGACCAGCTCTTCGTTCTCGCGCTCGGCCATCACGCTGTATGCCGGCGCCCAGACCGGCTGGGCCACCTTGTTCAGCGTGCTCGTCGTCGCAATCTCGTTGCTGTGGTTGATGCCGATGCTGTACCACGTGCCGCAGGCCGTGCTCGCCGCCGTGGTCATGACGGCCATCCTGGGGCTCATCAAGCCGCGCAGCTTCGCGGTGCTCTGGCGGGTGTCGCGCGTGGAAGGCGGCATCGCATTCGCGACTTTCGCGCTGACCATCGCGACCGCGCCGTCGATCTACTGGGGCGTGCTCGGCGGCCTGCTCGCGAGCCTCGCGAACTACATGTACCGCCACCTGCATCCGCGCATCATCGAAGTGGGCCTGCATGGCGATGGCAGCCTGCGCGACCGCCACCTGTGGCAGCTGCCACCGCTCGCGCCGCAGCTCTATGCGCTGCGCATGGACGCCGAGCTCGACTTCGCCTCGGCGCCCACGCTCGAGCGTGCGATCGCCGAAGCGCTGGCCGGGCGGACCGGTCTCACCGACGTGTGCCTCTTCGCGCAACCGATCAACCGCGTCGACATCACCGGCGCGGAAGTGTTCGGTTCGATCCGCCGCATGCTCGAGGGCAAGGGCGTCCGGTTTCACCTGAGCGGGCTCAAGCTGCCGGCCCAACAGTTGCTCGATCGCGCGGGCCTGCTCGCGCCCGGCCCGCTGTTCTGCAGCTACCGCACCGACGCCGAGGCGCTCGCCGCGCTGGGCCACGTCAGACGGTCCCCGCCACCAGCTTGA
- a CDS encoding 6,7-dimethyl-8-ribityllumazine synthase — protein sequence MSQINDLPLSAMPSSGAEGKRIAFVEAQWHSDIVHQARDAFLAEMARLGVPADTIDVFDVPGAFEIPLHAKRLANSGKYAAIVGCALVVDGGIYRHDFVASTVVEALMKLQLETGVPMLSAVLTPHHFHEHVEHRKYFHRHFAIKGTEAAEACVKTIEGLRKVDALLAV from the coding sequence ATGAGTCAGATCAACGACCTTCCCTTGTCCGCCATGCCGTCTTCGGGCGCGGAGGGCAAGCGCATTGCCTTCGTCGAAGCGCAGTGGCATTCGGACATCGTCCACCAGGCGCGCGACGCCTTTCTCGCGGAGATGGCGCGCCTCGGCGTGCCGGCCGACACCATCGATGTGTTCGACGTGCCGGGCGCCTTCGAAATCCCGCTGCACGCCAAGCGCCTCGCCAATTCGGGCAAGTACGCCGCCATTGTGGGCTGCGCACTGGTGGTCGACGGCGGCATCTACCGCCACGACTTCGTCGCGAGCACCGTCGTCGAAGCGCTGATGAAGCTGCAGCTCGAAACCGGCGTGCCGATGCTGTCGGCCGTGCTCACGCCGCACCATTTCCACGAGCATGTGGAGCACCGCAAATATTTCCACCGCCACTTCGCCATCAAGGGCACCGAAGCGGCCGAAGCCTGTGTGAAGACGATCGAAGGGTTGCGGAAGGTCGACGCGCTGCTGGCGGTCTGA
- a CDS encoding MFS transporter has protein sequence MSSSAPAVFPTTLRTDAKLIGLVGLAHAISHFSQLILAPLFPWLKDAFNVSYTELGAVLTVFFVVSCIVQAASGFIVDKLGPRPVLFVGLGALGLAAFGYALATSYWMLLAFAVLGGIGNGVFHPVDYTLFNRKVAPTRLGHAYSVHGITGSLGWALAPAFVVPIAIAFSWRVALASAGVLALVVLLVLWLYRSVLSLDVQAVHKATGQGEPAPVGGEFDFLRIPAVWMCFGFFFFYAAVISVVQTFAPAAAGHLHQVPLALVAICLTVYMVASAAGMVLGGFLASDPTRCERIVGAGFGVACALALVLAFASFPPLWVPVIFGAMGFASGIAGPSRDLLVKRSTPPNATGRVYGVVYAGLDIGQAMAPLVFGRLMDNGQYSSVILGLALVQGVLIASAFNVTRVRRTTLSPVAVSV, from the coding sequence ATGTCGTCATCCGCTCCCGCCGTTTTTCCGACCACCCTGCGCACCGACGCCAAGTTGATCGGCCTGGTCGGGCTGGCGCATGCCATCAGCCACTTCAGCCAGCTCATCCTCGCGCCGCTGTTTCCCTGGCTGAAGGACGCCTTCAACGTGAGCTACACCGAGCTCGGCGCGGTGCTCACCGTCTTCTTCGTGGTGTCGTGCATCGTGCAGGCGGCCTCGGGCTTCATCGTCGACAAGCTGGGCCCGCGGCCGGTGCTCTTCGTCGGGTTGGGTGCGTTGGGGCTGGCGGCGTTCGGCTACGCGCTGGCGACCAGCTACTGGATGCTGCTCGCCTTTGCGGTGCTCGGCGGCATCGGCAACGGCGTGTTTCATCCGGTCGACTACACGCTGTTCAATCGCAAGGTCGCGCCGACCCGGCTGGGCCACGCCTACAGCGTGCACGGCATCACCGGGAGCCTGGGCTGGGCGCTGGCACCGGCCTTCGTGGTGCCGATCGCCATCGCGTTCTCGTGGCGGGTCGCGCTCGCTTCGGCGGGTGTTCTCGCCCTCGTCGTGCTGCTCGTGCTGTGGCTGTATCGCAGCGTGCTGTCGCTCGACGTGCAGGCCGTGCACAAGGCAACGGGTCAGGGCGAGCCGGCACCGGTCGGCGGGGAGTTCGATTTCCTGCGCATTCCCGCGGTGTGGATGTGCTTCGGCTTCTTCTTCTTCTATGCCGCGGTGATCAGCGTGGTGCAGACCTTCGCGCCGGCCGCGGCCGGCCACCTGCACCAGGTGCCGCTGGCGCTTGTGGCGATCTGCCTCACGGTCTACATGGTCGCGAGCGCCGCCGGCATGGTGCTCGGCGGCTTTCTCGCCTCGGACCCGACGCGTTGCGAGCGCATCGTCGGCGCCGGCTTCGGCGTCGCCTGCGCGTTGGCGCTGGTGCTGGCGTTCGCGAGCTTTCCGCCGCTGTGGGTGCCGGTGATCTTCGGCGCGATGGGCTTCGCATCGGGCATCGCGGGGCCGTCGCGTGACCTGCTGGTCAAGCGCTCCACACCGCCGAATGCGACGGGCCGCGTCTACGGCGTCGTCTATGCCGGGCTCGACATCGGGCAGGCGATGGCGCCGCTGGTCTTCGGGCGCCTCATGGACAACGGCCAGTACAGCAGCGTGATCCTCGGGCTGGCGCTGGTGCAGGGCGTGCTGATCGCCAGCGCGTTCAACGTGACGCGTGTGCGCCGCACGACGCTGTCGCCTGTCGCGGTTTCGGTTTGA
- a CDS encoding DNA glycosylase AlkZ-like family protein has translation MPNPALDDLRRYAIARTLFKPTTLPRAIQRLGFVQADPIRAPARAQDLTLRHRVKDYRAGDLARRYASLDIEEDCLVNYGFLPREHLALLHPREGTRKPWDAATRRQAVDVLAFVRERGEVHPREVDAHFAHGRVTNYWGGSSNAGTQLLDGMHYRGMLRVVRRESGTRIYAAVAHAPPIDDSAQGRAMRAAALLELIVRKYAPLPAASLTYLVRLLGYGAPHLAAQSQAALREAREVLASVRLDGTTWYWPADERPRSRRHAPDDAVRLLAPFDPVVWDRRRFTLFWDWTYKLEAYTPAPKRRFGHYALPLLWHDRVIGWANVASSGEKLQPTFGYAHGKPLGPAFRSALDDELQRMTQFLVAR, from the coding sequence ATGCCGAACCCCGCCCTCGACGACCTGCGCCGCTACGCCATCGCCCGCACGCTCTTCAAGCCCACGACGCTGCCGCGCGCCATCCAGCGCCTGGGCTTCGTGCAGGCCGACCCCATCCGTGCGCCGGCCCGCGCGCAGGACCTCACGCTGCGCCATCGCGTCAAGGACTACCGCGCCGGTGATCTGGCGCGCCGCTATGCAAGTCTGGACATCGAGGAAGACTGCCTCGTCAACTACGGCTTCCTGCCGCGCGAGCACCTGGCGCTCCTGCACCCCCGCGAAGGCACGCGAAAGCCGTGGGACGCCGCCACGCGTCGCCAAGCGGTCGACGTGCTGGCCTTTGTGCGAGAACGCGGCGAAGTGCATCCGCGCGAGGTCGATGCGCATTTCGCGCATGGCCGCGTCACCAACTACTGGGGCGGCTCGAGCAATGCGGGCACCCAACTGCTCGACGGCATGCACTACCGCGGAATGCTGCGCGTGGTGCGGCGCGAGAGCGGCACGCGCATTTACGCCGCGGTCGCGCATGCGCCGCCGATCGACGACAGCGCGCAAGGCCGCGCGATGCGCGCTGCGGCGCTGCTCGAACTCATCGTGCGCAAGTACGCACCGCTGCCCGCCGCGAGCCTCACCTACCTTGTGCGCCTGCTCGGCTACGGCGCGCCGCATCTGGCCGCGCAGAGCCAGGCGGCCTTGCGCGAGGCGCGCGAAGTGCTCGCCAGCGTTCGCCTCGACGGCACGACCTGGTACTGGCCCGCGGACGAAAGACCGCGCTCGCGGCGGCATGCACCCGACGACGCCGTGCGCCTGCTGGCGCCCTTCGACCCGGTCGTGTGGGACCGCCGGCGCTTCACCCTGTTTTGGGACTGGACGTACAAGCTGGAGGCTTACACGCCCGCACCGAAGCGCCGGTTCGGTCACTATGCGTTGCCCCTGCTCTGGCACGACCGGGTGATCGGCTGGGCCAACGTCGCATCCAGCGGTGAAAAGCTGCAGCCCACCTTCGGCTATGCCCACGGAAAGCCGCTCGGCCCCGCGTTCCGTTCGGCGCTCGACGACGAGCTGCAGCGCATGACCCAGTTCCTTGTTGCGCGGTGA
- a CDS encoding coniferyl aldehyde dehydrogenase, with protein sequence MTDVHALFDLQHHASRETVDVPIATRRDRLQRVRTLIDVNADALADAVQADFGVRSPMLTEVADLFVLRNLIAQLSRNVARWSRPQRVSTPIYLQPARACIQRQPLGVVGVIAPWNYPLQLSLGPAATALAAGNRVMLKPSELTPRTSALLADLVAASFAPDEFTVVQGDGALAAQFSALPFDHLFFTGSTAVGRKVAQAAAANLTPTTLELGGKSPCIVDVSADLDTAALRIAHGKLLNAGQTCIAPDYVLLPRGRETDFADAWRRAVARLFPQIVGSADYASVLTAAHYARLNALLDEARGEGARIEQAASGDATRQMAPALVFGAQAGQRLLREEIFGPILPVLPCDSTDEAVRYINARPRPLALYWFGTDTAARDRVLAQTVSGGVTVNDTLLHVAHDNLPFGGIGESGMGSYHGEAGFLRFTQQKSVLVQSRWSGGAMLYPPYGPRFRRMMGLLRKLA encoded by the coding sequence ATGACCGATGTGCACGCCCTGTTCGATCTTCAACACCACGCCAGTCGCGAGACGGTAGACGTACCCATCGCCACGCGGCGCGACAGACTGCAGCGCGTGCGCACGCTGATCGATGTCAACGCGGATGCGCTCGCCGATGCGGTGCAGGCCGACTTCGGGGTGCGTTCGCCGATGTTGACCGAAGTGGCCGATCTCTTCGTGCTGCGCAACCTGATCGCTCAGCTCTCGCGCAACGTCGCGCGCTGGAGCAGACCGCAGCGCGTGTCCACGCCGATCTACCTCCAGCCTGCGCGCGCCTGCATTCAGCGCCAGCCGCTGGGCGTGGTCGGCGTGATCGCGCCGTGGAACTACCCACTGCAGTTGTCCCTCGGCCCTGCAGCCACCGCGCTCGCAGCGGGCAATCGCGTGATGCTCAAGCCGAGCGAGCTCACGCCGCGCACCTCGGCATTGCTGGCCGACCTCGTGGCCGCGTCGTTCGCACCCGATGAATTCACCGTGGTGCAGGGCGATGGCGCGTTGGCGGCGCAGTTCTCGGCCTTGCCGTTCGACCATCTCTTTTTCACCGGCTCGACGGCGGTTGGCCGCAAGGTCGCGCAGGCCGCAGCGGCCAACCTCACCCCGACCACGCTCGAGCTCGGCGGCAAGTCGCCATGCATCGTCGATGTCTCGGCCGATCTCGACACCGCCGCACTGCGCATCGCGCACGGCAAGTTGCTCAACGCCGGCCAGACCTGCATCGCGCCCGACTACGTGCTGCTGCCGCGCGGTCGCGAAACGGATTTTGCCGATGCGTGGCGGCGTGCCGTGGCGCGGCTCTTTCCGCAGATCGTGGGCAGCGCCGACTACGCATCGGTCCTCACCGCGGCCCACTACGCGCGGTTGAACGCGCTGCTGGACGAAGCGCGCGGGGAGGGCGCGCGCATCGAGCAGGCGGCCTCGGGCGACGCGACGCGCCAAATGGCGCCGGCGCTGGTGTTCGGCGCGCAAGCCGGGCAGCGTCTGCTGCGGGAAGAAATCTTCGGCCCCATCCTGCCGGTGCTGCCGTGCGACAGCACCGACGAAGCGGTGCGCTACATCAACGCCCGGCCGCGGCCGCTCGCGCTCTACTGGTTCGGCACCGACACTGCCGCGCGCGACCGCGTGCTGGCGCAAACCGTGAGCGGCGGGGTGACGGTGAACGACACGCTGCTGCACGTCGCCCACGACAACCTGCCCTTCGGCGGCATCGGCGAAAGCGGCATGGGCTCGTACCACGGCGAGGCCGGCTTTCTGCGCTTCACGCAGCAGAAATCGGTGCTGGTGCAGTCGCGCTGGTCGGGCGGCGCGATGCTCTATCCGCCGTACGGGCCGCGCTTTCGGCGAATGATGGGCTTGCTGCGCAAACTGGCCTGA
- a CDS encoding sulfite exporter TauE/SafE family protein: protein MSLYLVVALGAVLAGFVQGLSGFAFGLVAMSVWAWTVDPKLAAVLSTFGALVGQVIAAVTVRRGFDKRLLLPFVIGGLAGVPIGIWLLPRLDVAVFKACLGGLLVPWCLAMLFARNLPRITGGGRISDGIVGFLGGICGGVGGFTGPVPTLWCTLRGLDRDVQRAVVQNFNLSMLAVAFALQVGAGHVGLAMLPMLAIVAVCVLVPVLLGARLYVGISDARFRQIVLGLLTLSGVALLMASVPELLRR, encoded by the coding sequence TTGAGTCTCTACCTCGTTGTTGCGCTGGGCGCGGTCCTCGCGGGCTTCGTGCAGGGGCTGTCGGGCTTCGCGTTCGGCCTGGTCGCGATGTCGGTCTGGGCCTGGACGGTCGACCCGAAACTGGCCGCGGTGCTCTCCACCTTCGGCGCACTGGTCGGCCAGGTGATCGCGGCGGTCACGGTGCGGCGCGGGTTCGACAAGCGGCTGCTGCTGCCTTTCGTGATCGGCGGCCTCGCTGGCGTGCCGATCGGCATCTGGCTGCTGCCGCGGCTCGACGTGGCGGTTTTCAAGGCCTGCCTGGGTGGCCTGCTGGTGCCTTGGTGCCTGGCGATGCTGTTCGCACGCAATCTGCCACGCATCACCGGCGGTGGGCGCATCTCGGATGGCATCGTCGGGTTTCTCGGCGGCATCTGCGGTGGCGTCGGCGGGTTCACCGGCCCGGTCCCGACGCTGTGGTGCACCCTGCGCGGGCTGGACCGCGATGTGCAGCGCGCGGTGGTGCAGAACTTCAACCTCTCGATGTTGGCAGTCGCCTTCGCACTGCAGGTGGGCGCCGGCCATGTCGGCCTGGCAATGCTGCCGATGCTCGCCATCGTCGCGGTGTGCGTGCTCGTGCCGGTGCTGCTCGGCGCGCGGCTCTATGTCGGCATCAGCGACGCGCGGTTCCGGCAGATCGTGCTGGGGCTGCTCACGCTGTCGGGCGTCGCGCTGCTGATGGCGTCAGTGCCGGAGCTGTTGCGGCGCTGA
- a CDS encoding response regulator — protein MALITFIVEDNKTIRDNLIPSLEDLANAAVAGIAETENEAIAWLETHRGEWHLAVVDLFLKQGSGLGVLAACRERGDQQRVVVLSNYATSEMKARCAALGADAVFDKSNDLDAFFEYCNADRPSQLAPL, from the coding sequence ATGGCGCTCATCACGTTCATCGTCGAAGACAACAAGACCATCCGGGACAACCTCATTCCGTCACTGGAAGATCTTGCCAATGCGGCCGTCGCCGGCATCGCCGAAACCGAGAACGAAGCCATCGCGTGGCTCGAGACGCACCGCGGCGAGTGGCATCTCGCCGTCGTTGATCTGTTCCTCAAGCAGGGTTCCGGGCTCGGCGTCCTGGCCGCCTGCCGTGAGCGCGGCGATCAGCAGCGCGTGGTGGTGCTCAGCAACTACGCGACCTCTGAAATGAAGGCGCGTTGCGCGGCGCTCGGTGCCGACGCGGTGTTCGACAAGTCCAACGACTTGGACGCCTTCTTCGAATATTGCAACGCCGACCGACCCTCGCAGTTGGCGCCGCTCTGA